From the Paramagnetospirillum magnetotacticum MS-1 genome, one window contains:
- a CDS encoding YkgJ family cysteine cluster protein, whose product MAGLGYSDARRQTAAAAGEALAQGQGPAKAARAAITATDSFFDRVRVALKLDEQLANQACAAGCSWCCHQIVAITAAELDLVAEAIAAKPPKARAAIAARAREAAAKGAGLDQRQWWAARIRCPLLEDDGLCGIHESRPLPCRAHNSADAGACRRSFEGEAVRTPVLAAQQGVWAHAQTGLAEALAQAGQSAMGLNLALAVDELLKG is encoded by the coding sequence TTGGCCGGGCTCGGCTATTCCGACGCAAGGCGGCAAACCGCAGCCGCAGCCGGGGAGGCGCTGGCCCAGGGACAAGGTCCGGCCAAGGCCGCCCGCGCCGCCATTACCGCCACCGATTCCTTCTTCGATCGCGTCCGCGTCGCCTTGAAGCTGGATGAGCAACTGGCGAATCAGGCCTGCGCCGCGGGCTGTTCCTGGTGCTGCCACCAGATCGTCGCCATCACCGCGGCCGAGCTTGATCTGGTGGCCGAGGCCATCGCCGCCAAGCCGCCCAAGGCCCGCGCCGCCATCGCCGCCCGCGCCCGCGAGGCGGCGGCCAAAGGGGCCGGTCTGGACCAGCGGCAATGGTGGGCGGCCCGCATCCGCTGTCCCCTGCTGGAAGACGACGGGTTGTGCGGCATCCATGAGTCCCGCCCCCTGCCCTGCCGCGCCCATAATTCCGCCGATGCGGGGGCGTGTCGCCGTTCCTTCGAAGGCGAAGCGGTGCGCACGCCGGTTCTGGCCGCCCAGCAGGGCGTCTGGGCCCATGCCCAAACCGGGCTGGCCGAAGCCCTGGCCCAGGCGGGACAATCCGCCATGGGGTTGAACCTGGCTTTGGCGGTGGACGAACTGCTTAAGGGATGA
- the rnd gene encoding ribonuclease D has protein sequence MPMISDTESLAAFCRRLKSAPFVTVDTEFMREKTYWPQLCLVQVAGPDEARAIDPLAPGMDLTPLFELMADTNVLKVFHAARQDVEIFLHLADAIPTPIFDTQIAAMVCGFGDSVGYETLASQLAKARIDKSMRFTDWSIRPLSEKQIQYALADVTHLRVAYEKLVRKLERNGRIEWLSEEMALLTEPGTYRVDPENAWRRLKPRSTSGRFLAVLKELAAWREREAQERDLPRQRILRDETLTEIAAHHPTDTHELGRTRGIGKGLVEGKMGQAILEAVKRAMAIPEADCPKPSDRVDVPKGFGPVVELLKVLLKMKCDEHGVAGKLIANSADIDAIAADDDADVPALHGWRRELFGEDALKLKHGRLGLGFCTDGRRLRTVAIEPVEACSAEPVAAD, from the coding sequence ATGCCGATGATCTCCGATACCGAGTCGCTTGCGGCTTTTTGCCGCCGACTGAAATCCGCCCCGTTCGTCACCGTCGACACCGAGTTCATGCGGGAGAAGACGTATTGGCCGCAGCTCTGCCTGGTCCAGGTGGCCGGACCGGACGAGGCGCGCGCCATCGACCCGCTTGCGCCGGGCATGGATCTTACGCCGCTGTTCGAGCTGATGGCCGACACCAATGTGCTGAAGGTGTTCCATGCCGCCCGCCAGGACGTGGAAATCTTCCTGCATCTGGCCGACGCCATTCCAACCCCCATTTTCGACACCCAGATCGCCGCCATGGTCTGCGGCTTTGGCGATTCCGTGGGTTACGAAACTTTGGCCTCGCAATTGGCCAAGGCCCGCATCGACAAATCCATGCGCTTTACCGACTGGTCCATCCGGCCGCTGTCGGAAAAGCAGATCCAATACGCCCTGGCCGACGTCACCCATCTGCGCGTCGCCTACGAGAAGCTGGTACGCAAGCTGGAGCGGAATGGCCGCATCGAGTGGCTGTCCGAGGAAATGGCGCTGCTGACCGAGCCCGGCACCTACCGGGTCGATCCCGAGAATGCCTGGCGCCGGTTGAAGCCCCGCTCCACCTCGGGCCGCTTCCTGGCCGTTCTCAAGGAACTGGCCGCCTGGCGCGAGCGCGAGGCCCAGGAGCGCGACTTGCCGCGCCAGCGCATCCTCAGGGACGAGACCCTGACCGAGATCGCCGCCCATCACCCCACCGACACCCACGAACTGGGCCGCACGCGCGGCATCGGCAAGGGGCTGGTGGAAGGCAAGATGGGTCAGGCCATTTTGGAAGCGGTCAAGCGCGCCATGGCCATTCCCGAAGCCGACTGCCCCAAGCCCAGCGACCGGGTCGATGTACCCAAGGGCTTTGGGCCGGTGGTCGAGCTTCTCAAGGTCCTGCTCAAGATGAAGTGCGACGAGCACGGCGTGGCGGGCAAGCTGATCGCCAATTCCGCCGATATCGACGCCATTGCCGCCGATGATGATGCCGATGTTCCGGCTCTGCATGGCTGGCGCCGGGAATTGTTCGGCGAGGATGCCCTGAAGCTGAAGCATGGCCGTCTGGGCCTGGGCTTTTGCACCGATGGCCGCCGTCTGCGCACCGTGGCCATCGAGCCGGTCGAGGCCTGTTCCGCCGAGCCGGTGGCGGCAGACTGA
- a CDS encoding response regulator transcription factor, with protein MTDDAPGVRTLLRNLDFRSHDVIARTLGVLGCRNLLCLDQSQDAEHHLRTEMVDLLVVDTDLGMDEACDLVRRMRRRLCADNAFAVTVLLTSATQPELSTYLLNSGADVVLAKPVDPVMVAGRITALIRQRRSFVVAGDYLGPDRRTRGRRPAEPSVPRIPVPNPLREMSISSMSRDELRERIRVSWVALDECWVDHRAA; from the coding sequence ATGACCGACGACGCCCCAGGTGTGCGCACCCTACTGCGCAATCTCGACTTTCGCAGCCACGATGTCATCGCCCGCACCCTTGGAGTGCTGGGATGCCGGAATCTGCTGTGCCTGGATCAGAGCCAGGATGCCGAGCATCATCTCAGGACCGAAATGGTCGATCTTCTGGTGGTCGATACCGATCTGGGCATGGACGAGGCCTGCGATCTGGTGCGGCGCATGCGCCGAAGACTTTGCGCCGACAACGCCTTTGCGGTGACTGTCCTGCTCACCTCGGCCACGCAGCCGGAACTGAGCACCTACCTTCTCAATAGCGGCGCCGACGTGGTTCTGGCCAAGCCGGTCGACCCGGTCATGGTGGCGGGCCGCATCACCGCCCTGATCCGCCAGCGCCGCAGCTTCGTGGTGGCGGGCGATTATCTGGGCCCCGACCGCCGGACCAGGGGCCGGCGCCCGGCCGAGCCCTCGGTGCCGAGAATTCCGGTTCCCAATCCGTTGCGCGAAATGTCCATCTCCTCCATGAGCAGAGACGAGCTGCGCGAACGCATCCGGGTGAGCTGGGTGGCCCTGGACGAGTGCTGGGTCGATCATCGGGCGGCCTGA
- a CDS encoding Ppx/GppA family phosphatase yields MKIKLRQEPIGIVDIGSNSIRLCVYDLAQRVPVPLFNEKAVCGLGQGVGSSGRLSPEGVEAALVAVGRFVTLCRAMEVERLDVLATAAVRDAADGADFVREVERRFNVQVKVLSGGQEAKMAAMGVLCGTPDANGIVADLGGGSLELVTVQDQNFGLHVTMPLGLLRLTEASGDDKARAAEMVDSHLKGIAWLGEGKGRNLYAVGGAWRSIARICIAQTQHPLTVLDNFSLDAREALAILELVATQSRKSLEKIPGISKKRTGGLPMAALILARVIRAIGPTRLVFSIYGMREGQFLKRLPEKLKQEDPLLSVCRHMAILNSRFPEHGDELLTWMAPLFPHETTRETQLRHAACLVSDIFWNEHPDYRAEQAFLRILRLPFMGVGHRHRAAIAFAVFCRYQGNEDSPEVARFIQLLDEGAFRRARLVGLALRLAHTLSGGAPNLLRQTSLFVEDRYLILEVPADNPAFTLDGDRSFDRLAKALECEALIFRRVQ; encoded by the coding sequence ATGAAGATCAAGCTGCGCCAGGAGCCCATCGGCATCGTCGATATCGGCTCCAATTCCATTCGTCTGTGCGTCTACGACCTGGCGCAGCGGGTCCCTGTTCCGCTGTTCAATGAGAAGGCGGTGTGCGGCCTGGGCCAGGGGGTGGGCAGTTCCGGCCGCCTCAGTCCCGAAGGCGTCGAGGCCGCCCTGGTGGCGGTGGGCCGCTTCGTGACGTTGTGCCGCGCCATGGAGGTGGAGCGTCTTGACGTGCTGGCCACCGCTGCGGTGCGCGATGCCGCCGACGGCGCGGATTTCGTGCGCGAGGTGGAGCGGCGCTTCAATGTACAGGTCAAGGTTCTGTCCGGAGGCCAAGAGGCCAAGATGGCCGCCATGGGCGTGCTGTGCGGTACGCCCGACGCCAACGGCATCGTCGCCGATTTGGGCGGCGGCTCGTTGGAGCTGGTGACGGTTCAGGATCAGAATTTCGGCCTGCATGTGACCATGCCTCTCGGGCTGCTGCGGTTGACCGAGGCTTCGGGCGACGACAAGGCGCGGGCCGCCGAGATGGTCGACAGCCATCTGAAGGGCATTGCCTGGCTGGGGGAGGGCAAGGGGCGCAACCTCTATGCGGTCGGCGGGGCCTGGCGGTCCATCGCGCGCATCTGCATCGCCCAGACCCAGCACCCGCTGACCGTGCTGGACAATTTCTCCCTGGATGCCAGGGAGGCGCTGGCCATTCTGGAACTGGTGGCGACCCAAAGCCGCAAATCCCTGGAGAAAATTCCCGGCATCTCCAAGAAGCGTACCGGCGGTCTGCCCATGGCGGCGTTGATCCTGGCCCGCGTGATCCGGGCCATCGGTCCGACCCGTCTGGTGTTTTCCATCTATGGCATGCGCGAAGGCCAGTTCCTCAAGCGTCTGCCGGAGAAGCTGAAGCAAGAGGACCCGCTGCTGTCGGTCTGCCGCCACATGGCGATCCTCAATTCGCGCTTTCCCGAGCACGGCGACGAGTTGCTGACCTGGATGGCGCCGCTGTTCCCCCACGAGACCACGCGGGAAACCCAACTTCGCCATGCCGCCTGTCTGGTGTCGGACATCTTCTGGAACGAGCATCCCGATTACCGGGCCGAGCAGGCCTTTTTACGCATCCTGCGCCTGCCCTTCATGGGCGTCGGCCATCGTCACCGCGCCGCCATCGCCTTCGCGGTGTTCTGCCGCTATCAGGGCAACGAGGATTCGCCCGAGGTGGCCCGCTTCATCCAATTGCTGGACGAGGGCGCCTTTCGCCGCGCCCGGCTGGTGGGGCTGGCGCTCCGCCTCGCCCATACCCTGTCGGGCGGTGCGCCCAATCTGCTGCGCCAGACCAGCCTGTTCGTCGAGGACAGGTATCTGATCCTGGAAGTGCCCGCCGACAATCCCGCCTTCACCCTGGACGGCGACCGCTCCTTCGACCGCCTCGCCAAGGCCTTGGAATGCGAGGCTCTGATCTTCCGGCGGGTGCAGTGA
- a CDS encoding YaiI/YqxD family protein — MTKIYIDGDACPVKDEVFKVAGRYNLAVTVVGNAWLRLPQDPMITMIVVPEGPDAADDRIAELIAAGDICVTNDIPLGSRCLLKRALVLRPNGKPMTENSIGDALATRDLMNTLREIGTMTGGPAPFAKADRSRFLSALDTMVHQAKRVIP, encoded by the coding sequence ATGACTAAAATCTACATCGACGGTGACGCCTGTCCGGTGAAGGACGAGGTGTTCAAGGTGGCGGGGCGTTATAATCTGGCCGTCACCGTGGTGGGCAATGCCTGGCTGCGTCTGCCCCAGGACCCCATGATCACCATGATCGTGGTGCCCGAAGGCCCCGATGCCGCCGATGACCGCATCGCCGAACTAATCGCGGCGGGCGATATCTGCGTCACCAACGATATTCCGCTGGGCTCGCGCTGTCTTCTCAAACGGGCTTTGGTGCTGCGTCCCAACGGCAAGCCCATGACCGAGAATTCCATCGGCGATGCCCTTGCCACCCGTGACCTGATGAATACGCTGCGGGAAATCGGCACCATGACCGGCGGCCCGGCTCCCTTCGCCAAGGCCGACCGCTCACGCTTTCTGTCGGCCCTGGACACCATGGTCCATCAGGCCAAGCGGGTCATCCCTTAA